ATCTTGGCAGCCTCACCTTCTTGCAGGTTAAAGACCCTTGACGAGTCTCATTAATGAGTAGCCAGAGTTTTATCTGGCCCAAACACCGGAAGTTAGGCACTGCCAAGctatcatacagttgttgactTTGGTTTAGGAACACAATCTGAAAAGACAATCACATATTAAATTCAGGGCTGGATTTCGATTAACTTGCAGGGTTGTGtccctttgttttctttctgaTGTCTTTCCTATATACCTCTTATACTAGCTATTCTAACAGTTTGCCATTCATTTTTTCCATTGTTCTGCACCTCGTaatatacatctgatgatatATGAAAGTGTTCGAAAAATGGAGTTGGTTATTTCTGAAAGTTACAGAAGATGCGAAACTTTACAGTTCATTTCTGCTTCCAGTGTTGGTAagatttaacatttttaattatgGTTGTTTTACTATCCATTGTGGGGCTCGAAGGGAAATATTCATATCAAtcatatataactttatataataaGGTTCCCACTTCTTGCTCACAAGCACCTAGTACAGCTCCATATTTCGGATAGCCATCACACTGTCAGTAGTCGAGGAAAGCGCAAGCCTGCCTGGCACAGAGACTATGCGATGTTGAGTTGATGTTCCAACGTGACCTTGTGGATGATGGTTTCACTATAGTGGGCCATGGCTGTACGGTGTTACCACGTGACCTAGTGGATGATGGTTTCACTACCATGGACCATGGCTGTACGGTGTTACCACGTGACCTCGTGGATGATGGTTTCACTATAGTGGACCATGGCTGTACGGTGTTACCACGTGACCTAGTGGATGATGGTTTCACTACCATGGACCATGGTTGTACGGTGTTACCACGTGACCTCGTGGATGATGGTTTCACTATAGTGGAACATGGCTGTACGATGTTCCCACGTGACCTCTTGGATGATGGTTTCACTACCATGGACCATGGCTGTACGATGTTACCACGTGACCTCGTGGATGATGGTTTCACTATAGTGGACCATGGCTGTACGATGTTCCCACGTGACCTCGTGGATGATGGTTTCCCCACCGTGAGCTAAGTATCGGTGGTGTGCCCGTGTAACCACGGATGACGGTGATGGTTCCTTATTCGCAGTCTCCTGGATGGATTTCCGTCACTTCGGATTAGTATCGATTGTCACCTGGATGCGGCTGGAAAGGAAACAACGGATATgtgatgggttttttttaccaAGTTTGTTTTTGGAAGGACCCTGGAACGGACAACGGACCGGAACTGGAAGTGTATGGTAACTTTATTTTCTTTTCAGGATTTCGTGAGGATGTGACTTTGTGACTCATGTAATTGATAATCTTGATGCAATTTGTCAAATGTGTGATTATTTAATGTATGTTGTAATTAATGCGAGGACTTTCTGTCTTAGCAGGGGGCAGTGTCACATTGTTAGCTTTTAGTTATGTATTGCATGTAATTATTAGcctgtgtatgtctgtatagaTATGTGTGTTGGTGTGAGTGAACGAGTGCCTTTATTCATTGTTCTGTACATGTGCGCGTGCCGATTTCTAGGTGAGGCGATCTATACTTAGCCGTCACACCTGGATAACCGGCTCGGTTATCTGTTCCATTGTTTGCGTGTGTGTGGGTTGAAATGTCTTGTTACCAGAGAGAGCTGTCAATCAATGTTGACGAGGTGACTTGTATTCTTTAACGTAATGGTTTTGTAACATGCGTAATAGTGTGAAGTCAAGTCTTAATGTGTGTAAAAGTGTGATGTCAAGACGTCAagttttctttgtaaatcgtCCGCCTTTGTTCAGGCAGACTGAGCTTGATCGCTATGCCGAGAGGCAATAAGTTTATGTTTCGATTATAATTACCCCCTTTGGGGCCCCAATAGTTTCGCACCAGCGATAAACAAAGTTGATTATCGCACGACAAAGCCACAACTAAACGAATTACTTAGtttgatttttataataatACTATGTAATAATTTACTGCAAACAAAAATTAACGGAAAGATGCAAAAATAAGTGTTATGCCTAAGACGTGTGTCTGTTTACACTTGCCTCGTGATCCAGTTTTCTTTGCGACGGAATTTAATGACTTCGTCACGTGACGAGCCATGTAATATTGATCCGTTGATAGCACTGAACATTGATCATTTAATCTGTTATCAGAATTTATTAGGGCGGCCCAAGTGTCCGTGACACACTTAGAAGGTTCCTAACCTGTTACATCGTTTCACTTGTTTCTTCAAGCATCTTCTTTGAAATGGAGATTCCCCTAGCAAGCACTCAATCTACATACAATGGACTATATGGACTATATTACCTCgagctatatacagtatattgctTTGGCAGTGGAGACCATTTCTTTTGCAAATAAAGGGGCCAAGAATTCTAGCAAAACCATTACATATCATTTACAAAACTCAATTTTATTGAATCATCACCTTGACATTGAGAGTACTGTCTCGATTTAGCGAGACAGCTTGCAATTGGTATTTTACGATTGACTGCGCCCTATAAAACATATGAAGCGAGTATTGGATTGTCTTCCCATTTGACTGATAACAGCACCTCTTTTGCCAATTCAAACCAAAATCTTTTTTAACagtttcctttttttctttgtttttacaCCTTCCGAAAAAGGAATTTGGGACATTATAGAATCGAACAAAATCGAAAACTATTCAAACCAAAATTGTTTATAGTAATCAAAAACGGTGGgcttatcaataaaatatactaAATTCAAAAATGTTGATGTTATTTGTAGGGCGCACTCAAGTTGTTTCGAAAAGTCGAGACTCTCTTGACCTTCCAAGGGGTATGGATTAATAATTTCCACTGAGGGAAGAATATTTCCAATccaatgttataatgatgtttggGATATAGACTCTGTGTTGTcacatgtataattaattaaatgttcATTATATGGTTTGGTACTGTTCTATGTCCTTCCTATTATCATGATGATGACTGAGCCGTTATTTTCGGTACATCAATTTATAATATCACTTGATTTAAGCAGAATTTTACTTTGAAGATACCATAACGAAATTGTCtacaatatataaattgttttaaaatgaagtaaTGTATTTGTACccataaaaaatatcaatgcaATGCAATAAAGAAGACCGATAATTTACTCAAGAAATGTTGTATGAAGCTTATGATGacttttacaaaatttaaatgtttcacTAATCAAATGTTTTGAACAAATTTCTTAACAGAAATGATTATAATGGTCCTTTAAAGTCAGATGTATTAAATCAACACACATCAAATACGGACTAATCTTTTATTACAGTGAGCTATTGTAACAATGTCACTTCttgctttttaattttgtttgtttgtcagttgtttttttattttcaattttcatccAATCCATGAGAGGTTGAAAGTAGCGAATGATCGAATCAGCACTGATGTCTCTTGTTCCTGTCATCTGCTCCAAAGCCTCGGGCCATGGTTTGCTTCCCCCAAGTTTCATCATATCACTGTTCGTGACAAAAATATCTCTAATCAATAATACGTCTCAAAATAGGTGATTTGATTGACCAGCAATCAAATACCTTCTACACGTTGCTATTCCGTAAAGGTTTTATTTTTACGTGGTTATATTTCCCCAATATTCAAGAATATCATAAATTCTTAAGAGGTTATaatggaaaagaaaaaaaaaaacaaatattctgTTTTACAATTTCCATGAATATACATCTTGTTTGAGATATTTTAAATTACCgaacaaaaacattgaaaaagaAGACAGATGGAGTTATTTTATGTCCCAACTTTCTTCATATGTTGACTACAGAACACAGTCCAGATCATAGATTAGGAATCGTGAGATAAAACTACCTACTGCAGAATTGTGCCCGCCTCCACGCTATTGAAGAAGTCGCATTCGTGCAGCGGTTTATGTACGTGACCTGCTGCTTTACACATAGCTTCGTAAAACTGGAACTGCACGACAAAACTAAAGAAGTACCTGTAAGATCAACATAAGAATGATGCAAGGTCGAGGAGTGAGCGTGGACTCATTTGGAGGTTGTCTCACAACGGTGTTGGTATTTCACATGCTGTTGTTCTATCTATGTACAATCAGCGATGTCAATCATCTAGGATTATATTCGGTATTGTATCAGGCAAGTTTATCAGGCTAGGGCGTATAAATCATTAAGTAAAGTAGACAAAAACGCTTTAATGCTTTTTCCCGTTTCTTAAAATCCTTATGTCTGATTTATGACTCAAAGAACCAAAAATGTAAAAGGCATCAGTTTCAATCATATCATGATGTCTTGTACTTTAAACTTTTCAGACGATCCCAATGATGGGGCACACTTCATCCTCacatttcttatttcttatACAAAAGGTCATCAACCAAACACACAGATCGCTTCCTTAACGTCATAACAAACATGCAATTCACTTTCTTAATGttatataccaaacatacagATCGCTTCCTTTCAATTTATGTATCATTTTGTACCGCTTGTTTCGtagctacatatatatatgtctacgTTTATTTAAAATGCAACAGACCTTTTTAATGATAACGTCTATTTCTATCTGTGCAGTTGTATAATCTTGACTATAGCTAACCTGTCGTCAAACACAGCAACCTGCTGCTGGCCTAGAGGGTAATATGTCCCGCTAGCCACTCCTGTTTCAGCTCCCATTAAAGCATTATTCTGCATCAGACTTTCGAAGCTAGAGAtataatatatgtgtgtgtgtgtgtgtaatctATATGTATGACCGCTGAattcagaaataaataaatttcataactgatctgtaccaaacatacagATCACTTCCGTAATGTCATATTCGAAACATATAGAGATCGCTTCCTTAAAGTCAAAACCAAAGATTGTGATACGTGAAGTCGTTCACTATGAATACCAAATATTTACCAGAAGTCATAAAGTGGACGTACTAGCCACATACTAAGAgtcaaaatcaaatatagcGGATATAGTTGGTGGAGACAATTACCGTACGTAGGGGACGCTAGCGGCCACGTGGTATTTAGCACCTGGATCAAAATACTCCTCCCCTCGAGGCGATGGAGGAGATATCATCTGGTACTCCATCCTGTGTGAAGGAAAATATATGGTTTCAATGGTCATCTATGATTTCTGATATTTAGCTATGATTATAACACgtaaaataattcatcaattcaCACTTTCTTCTATAATAGATTTTGCGTTCCCtctaaaaatgttatcatcAGTAAGTTTTATGTCGTGGCCATGCCCCTTACACAAACCTCCTATATAATTCCTCCTACAAATATCTATCACTCTGTTAATTACATATCACGCCATCTTTGACCCGTTTCGTAAAGTCACGACTACAAACCTCATCTTCCACCACTCGGAGTTGTAATGTTCTGGTTTGATGGTTCCCCTGAACACTGCCCATCGGTACTTGTCGATTAGTAAGCCGAATGGAAGAAAAGCAACCTTTAAGAGGGCTTTCTTCATCAGGTAGTTCATATCCGCCTCTGGAAAAGTCGAGACCCAGTAACGTAACTACGGAATAGTATTATAGTCAGAAAATCTCTAAAGCTTTACAAATCAAGTAAATAGTTATTCATATAATGAGAACAGCATTTGCGATCGTCATCATCGTTGCGTATATTTATGTCTCGAGAACAAAGGTACATGAATGATTTGCTGTATATCCCCTGAGAGCTAATCTAATAAGCCATCGTTCATTCCTGAGACTATACATGTAGCGTATACTTTCTGCCCGTCGTGTTGGACTTCTCTGATgcacatattttattttaatttaatttgtattttaattatgGTACCACTTCGGTATATGTTAAGTGTTCAGTGTGTTTATTCATAGCGTTGAACATGTGTTCTCTCCGGAGTGTTGAACTTCTCTAATCTGCTCAATCCGGAAACAATACAcatttaaaggggcattccttcgttcgaaCGCCAGAGGTGTGTTGTACATTAATTTATACGATTGATGAATAAAAGTAGATTACACTCATATTTATGATTAACTTTGTTGGAATAAATATCGTATTTGTACAGAAAATCCGCAAAACTCTGACGTTCTGGAGGAGTATAGAACATGAAGGGGGGTCTCTGTATATAGTATGTAatacattgatatgtatataccaCGAATGAACCGAATTAATCCATTTCAAACAACGCCGAGCGTGCTcgtctatctacatgtatatatctagaTCTAAAGACACTTTATGGAACAGGGTTTTTATGTTTGTAGTTTCCCAATTAAGCTCATCATATGCAGTTATTGATTCAGTTTAGCAGTTACCCGCACCATTTTTCATAGTACCTTATACGATACCCGCATCATAGACATACAGTTACTGTCATCATGCCAAAACTTCCGATGTTAATATCAGCTTCATTACACCAAGTATCGCTAACTCATCGCTTCAGATTACATTTATATTCAGAATGTCATATAGAGTTAAAGAACATTGATAATTCACATCAGATAATACTCGCCGTTTCCGCCCTGCGCAATATTGGATGTGGGTAACTGATGTTACCCGCATCTTGTTGTTACCCGCATCAGGTTATCCCCCTATGATTACGAACCTGTAAGTCTGTTGCGTCGACTATCAATTTATATCGCAGAACTTTCCAGAAACAATGCGAGTTCCTCGTTCGAATCGACTGACACAGCCTCCTTTGCTCTCTTCCTTCTTTCCAAATAGTTGCCCTTATTTATAAGAGTTTATATGGCGTTCGCTACCTTGTCGTGTCCTCATTTTCTCGCCGATTGAGCCGTGAACGCCATTTTCGTTTTCTGTTCGTGAACTTGTCTGCGCATGCTCGTATTTATAGTCGTTGGCGGCGATTAATTTTCGCACTTCGGGTCGAAGtcacattttcaaaacttttattTCCAATAATTCTGGTCATCTTCAGACATTGAGTGTTGTATTACGGTTACgtttataacttttactagTTGAGAAAATTACAAGATTCCCGTTTACACTCGTTTTGAAAGCATAAACTCATTTCAACGATGGATTGCCCCTTTAAATAACTTACCGTGCGTGTCTACGCCCGGACTCGGACAGGCTACTCCAATCAACTCACACAAGTGTTGGGGTGTTCGGACAGCATTGGCAATGGTGTCTCCGATAGCTTCATGGAATCCCCCGTTTGCGCCTCGCCGGTAGACGACTGGCTGATTCTCGTATGCCATAAAGTACTGCACGTGACCCATCTCGTGGTGAATCGTCTCAAAGTAATCCATAGTTACATTGGTACACATCTTAATCCTGTTTATTAAAACACAGTATTGACGTATGGAGGTGATGCTTTTTAAAAGTCTTCATTAAGAAATATATAGTAATACTGGTATAGGCAAAAACATGTAGTATTACTAGTAAAGAATGGTAGGTGGGTCTTGACCCTTAGCAGGAATGATAGGTGGGTCGTGACCCTTAGCAACAAGGGTAGGTGGGTCGTGACCCTTAGCAACAAGGGTAGGTGGGTCGTGACCATTAGCAACAAGGGTAGGTGGGTCGTGATCCTTAGCAACAGGGTATGTAATGTGTCGGGGGTCCGTACCAAAGTTACTTCCTGGGATTTCTGATCGGTGCTCTAATCGGATGCTCAAGAGTGCcgatatatacaaaaacatgCTCTGAGCAGAACTGACTAACAATTATTACAGATATCAACTAATGTAGAGCGAGGGCAAAACGTCTCTACCTATATCTACTCACTtcttaaaaaaatcaattaatattaACTATTAATACCACAAGGTAACGTATATGGTAGCATGTAATGTACAGCTTTCTTAGAACAAAGTACTCTATCTCTGAGTACTCCCACCAGACGACAAGGCCGATACGTCTGCCCGctcaaagggacataactagAATGCACCGCTGCTCAAAGTCACAACCAGCCATAGGTACCAGTGCTGAGCACTCCAGAGCATGGGCTAAAGCGTCTGCTCACTACAGTAGGGTCCATATGTTATCTTCTATACGACCGCTCTTTCAGCTACATCTACAGACTGTTCACTCACTTCAACTCGTAGTTTATACCTCTATCTATTCAACGCTGCTGCCTGGTCAGTAGTCGAAATCTGGTCTAACTGACATGCTAGCAGACGGTTTTATATACCCTCTGAAGACCGAAGGTAGCGGCATTTATGTTCCCGCCGGAACTTTCCGATGTTACATCTTTTTCTATACCAGGTTTGAATGGTATGCGCGCTTATCTCGCCATGCTGCAAGCTTATTATTAACACCGAGGTTGTATCAAAACATGGAAGTAAACAGGTATTGTAACATTATGAACTGTATAACTGatgtacaaataaacaatcaGCTGGATAGGTGAGAATGTGATTGTCAAATGTAGGTGGTCGTGATCTTTGGCAAAAAGAATGGTCGGACGGTCGTGACCCTTGGCATTAAGAA
The window above is part of the Pecten maximus chromosome 2, xPecMax1.1, whole genome shotgun sequence genome. Proteins encoded here:
- the LOC117322215 gene encoding angiotensin-converting enzyme-like isoform X1, with the translated sequence MGKWRDVTGKQMKKKFTRLVELQNTGAKDNGYKSQAEVWLTIDFDEINGVEKMCDKLWTELKPLYSELLTYVRNKLVDFYRDDITFPDDGSIPAHLLGNMWAQDFESIFDIVRPYDIQNENYDDVLKDQGYTPVKMFMKAQEFYMSLGLPRMTRKFRRKSIIVKPAGRKLVCHASAWDFFDDDDFRIKMCTNVTMDYFETIHHEMGHVQYFMAYENQPVVYRRGANGGFHEAIGDTIANAVRTPQHLCELIGVACPSPGVDTHEADMNYLMKKALLKVAFLPFGLLIDKYRWAVFRGTIKPEHYNSEWWKMRMEYQMISPPSPRGEEYFDPGAKYHVAASVPYVRYFFSFVVQFQFYEAMCKAAGHVHKPLHECDFFNSVEAGTILHDMMKLGGSKPWPEALEQMTGTRDISADSIIRYFQPLMDWMKIENKKTTDKQTKLKSKK
- the LOC117322215 gene encoding angiotensin-converting enzyme-like isoform X2, producing MGKWRDVTGKQMKKKFTRLVELQNTGAKDNGYKSQAEVWLTIDFDEINGVEKMCDKLWTELKPLYSELLTYVRNKLVDFYRDDITFPDDGSIPAHLLGNMWAQDFESIFDIVRPYDIQNENYDDVLKDQGYTPVKMFMKAQEFYMSLGLPRMTRKFRRKSIIVKPAGRKLVCHASAWDFFDDDDFRIKMCTNVTMDYFETIHHEMGHVQYFMAYENQPVVYRRGANGGFHEAIGDTIANAVRTPQHLCELIGVACPSPGVDTHEADMNYLMKKALLKVAFLPFGLLIDKYRWAVFRGTIKPEHYNSEWWKMRMEYQMISPPSPRGEEYFDPGAKYHVAASVPYVRFESLMQNNALMGAETGVASGTYYPLGQQQVAVFDDRLAIVKIIQLHR